In the genome of Taurinivorans muris, one region contains:
- the glyA gene encoding serine hydroxymethyltransferase, producing MQNIISQDPRIAEAIYDENRRQVTKLELIASENFVSNAVREAQGSILTHKYAEGYPGKRYYGGCEYVDIPESIAQERAMQIFGCNYVNVQPHSGSQANMGAYFAIAKPGDTILGMDLSHGGHLTHGSPVNFSGKLFNIISYGVDKETGVIDYEALEQIAHEKKPQVIVAGASAYSRIIDFERFRKIADSIGAKLLVDMAHIAGLVAAGLHPSPVPHAHITTTTTHKTLRGPRGGMILANSTEENGLAKTINSQIFPGIQGGPLMHVIAAKAVAFGEALRPGFVEYQKQVLKNASHLAKRLLDAGYDIVSGGTDNHLMLLDLTNKDITGKDAEHALDKAGITVNKNTVPFETRSPFVTSGVRIGTPALTTRGMKEKEMDQVAEWIIDVLAHVNDDSHLEKINKAVAEFASRYPLFAY from the coding sequence ATGCAAAACATCATTTCCCAAGACCCCAGAATTGCAGAAGCAATTTATGATGAAAACAGAAGACAAGTAACCAAATTGGAATTGATCGCTTCTGAAAATTTTGTTTCCAACGCTGTTCGTGAAGCTCAAGGTTCCATTTTGACTCATAAATATGCAGAAGGTTATCCGGGTAAAAGATATTATGGCGGCTGCGAGTACGTTGATATTCCGGAAAGCATCGCTCAGGAACGTGCCATGCAGATTTTCGGCTGCAATTATGTGAACGTGCAGCCTCATTCCGGAAGTCAGGCAAATATGGGAGCTTATTTCGCCATTGCGAAACCCGGAGATACTATTTTAGGAATGGATTTATCCCACGGCGGGCATTTGACCCACGGCAGTCCCGTAAACTTTTCCGGTAAGCTTTTCAATATCATTTCCTATGGCGTTGATAAGGAAACAGGCGTAATTGATTATGAAGCGTTAGAGCAAATCGCACATGAAAAGAAACCGCAGGTCATCGTTGCTGGTGCGAGCGCTTATTCACGTATTATTGATTTTGAACGTTTCCGCAAAATCGCAGACAGTATCGGCGCGAAACTGTTAGTCGATATGGCTCATATTGCGGGGCTTGTTGCAGCGGGGCTTCATCCCTCTCCTGTCCCTCATGCCCATATTACGACGACAACCACCCATAAAACATTGCGCGGTCCTCGCGGCGGTATGATTTTGGCAAACAGCACGGAAGAAAATGGTTTGGCGAAAACGATTAACAGCCAAATTTTCCCCGGCATTCAAGGCGGACCTTTAATGCATGTCATTGCTGCCAAAGCTGTGGCTTTCGGTGAGGCTCTCCGTCCCGGCTTTGTCGAGTACCAAAAACAAGTTCTCAAAAATGCAAGTCATCTCGCGAAGCGTTTGCTTGACGCCGGTTATGATATTGTTTCCGGCGGAACGGATAATCATTTGATGCTTTTGGATTTGACCAATAAGGACATTACGGGCAAAGACGCGGAACATGCTCTTGATAAGGCCGGTATTACCGTGAATAAAAATACCGTTCCTTTTGAAACCCGTTCACCTTTTGTGACGAGCGGCGTACGTATCGGAACACCTGCGCTTACAACCCGCGGCATGAAAGAAAAAGAAATGGATCAAGTGGCTGAATGGATTATCGATGTGCTTGCTCATGTGAATGACGACAGCCATTTGGAAAAAATCAACAAAGCCGTTGCGGAATTTGCAAGCCGCTATCCGTTGTTTGCGTATTAG
- the fabF gene encoding beta-ketoacyl-ACP synthase II, whose amino-acid sequence MTRKRVVVTGISAITPLGLDVESTWEGILAGKSGIKKITSFDTTGFDTDIAGEITDFNPDTYIQPKQSKRMDRFTQLSVCAAMQLIENSGYTITAENADRVGVILGVGLGGLATIEVFHSKLVEAGPSRVSPFYIPMLISNIAPGQIAIAVGAKGPNYVLTSACASATHSIGSAYTEIVMGRCDAMITGGAESTITPMGISGFTSMKALCTKYNDSPEKASRPFDAERGGFVMGEGAGMLLLESLDSALARGAHIYAEVVGFGASDDANHMVAPLETGEGMALAMKRALQDAQVDPNEIDSINAHGTSTHANDEAETKAIKQVFGDHAKNIAICSNKSQLGHLLGAAGGVESVLSVLTLDTGMVPGTINLENPDPVCDLNYMPDGPKKLDPKYVLCSNFGFGGTNASMLYKRYEA is encoded by the coding sequence ATGACTAGAAAACGCGTTGTTGTTACTGGAATTTCCGCAATTACTCCTTTAGGGCTTGATGTTGAAAGCACTTGGGAAGGAATTTTGGCAGGCAAATCCGGTATCAAAAAAATCACCAGTTTTGATACGACGGGGTTTGACACTGACATTGCAGGTGAAATTACAGATTTTAATCCGGATACTTATATTCAGCCGAAACAAAGCAAACGCATGGACAGATTTACCCAGCTTTCCGTTTGCGCGGCTATGCAGCTCATTGAAAATTCCGGGTATACGATCACAGCTGAAAATGCGGACAGAGTTGGCGTTATTCTTGGTGTCGGTCTTGGCGGTTTGGCGACTATCGAAGTCTTTCATTCCAAATTGGTCGAAGCGGGGCCTTCCCGTGTTTCTCCTTTTTATATTCCTATGCTTATTTCCAATATAGCTCCGGGACAAATCGCCATCGCCGTGGGTGCCAAAGGACCGAACTATGTTTTAACCAGCGCCTGTGCTTCCGCAACCCATTCCATCGGCAGCGCGTATACGGAAATTGTTATGGGACGCTGTGATGCCATGATTACGGGCGGTGCGGAATCCACAATTACGCCAATGGGTATTTCCGGCTTTACCTCTATGAAAGCCCTTTGCACAAAATACAACGATAGCCCTGAAAAGGCTTCCCGTCCTTTTGATGCCGAACGCGGCGGCTTTGTCATGGGCGAAGGGGCAGGCATGCTGTTGCTTGAAAGCCTTGACAGCGCGCTGGCTCGCGGTGCCCATATTTATGCGGAAGTTGTGGGCTTCGGCGCTTCCGATGATGCAAATCATATGGTTGCTCCGCTTGAAACAGGCGAGGGTATGGCTCTTGCGATGAAGAGAGCCTTGCAAGACGCCCAAGTCGACCCTAACGAAATCGACAGCATAAACGCCCATGGGACTTCCACCCATGCCAATGATGAAGCGGAAACAAAAGCTATCAAACAAGTTTTCGGCGATCATGCGAAAAATATCGCTATCTGTTCAAACAAATCACAGTTGGGACATTTGCTCGGCGCAGCCGGCGGCGTTGAAAGCGTACTTTCCGTTTTAACCCTTGATACCGGTATGGTTCCCGGAACCATAAATTTGGAAAATCCTGATCCTGTGTGCGATTTGAATTATATGCCCGATGGACCTAAAAAGCTTGATCCCAAATATGTTTTGTGCAGCAATTTCGGTTTTGGCGGAACAAATGCGAGCATGCTTTACAAACGTTATGAAGCATAA
- the acpP gene encoding acyl carrier protein, which translates to MSVEAKIKTIIQDQLGVSEEEVKMDASFVEDLGADSLDLTELIMAMEDAFDCEIKDEDAQKILKVKDAIDYVKKHVGE; encoded by the coding sequence ATGTCTGTTGAAGCAAAAATTAAAACCATTATTCAAGACCAATTAGGCGTTTCTGAAGAAGAAGTGAAAATGGATGCATCTTTTGTTGAAGATTTAGGTGCTGATTCTCTTGATCTTACCGAGCTCATCATGGCTATGGAAGATGCATTTGACTGTGAAATCAAAGATGAAGACGCACAAAAGATTTTAAAAGTTAAAGATGCTATCGACTACGTGAAAAAACACGTAGGCGAATAA
- the fabG gene encoding 3-oxoacyl-[acyl-carrier-protein] reductase has protein sequence MSNELVSTALVTGASRGIGKAVALTLAKDGYQVYLTYVSKPQEAENVVQEIIASGGKAKAFCLNVGDSEAVNQFFKDEIKDKVRLDVLVNNAGITKDGLILRMKDEDFNAVIDVNLKGAFTCLREATKIMAKQRFGRVVNIVSVVGLMGNAGQANYVAAKAGLIGITKSAAKEFGSRCITVNAVAPGFIETDMTAKLPDDVKAKYAEAIPLGLFGSVQNVADAVSFLASDKAAYITGQVLSVNGGLYC, from the coding sequence ATGAGTAACGAATTGGTTTCAACCGCTCTTGTTACGGGAGCTTCACGGGGTATCGGCAAAGCTGTTGCCCTGACTCTTGCGAAAGACGGGTATCAGGTTTACCTCACGTATGTATCAAAACCGCAGGAAGCGGAAAATGTTGTGCAGGAAATTATCGCTTCAGGCGGAAAAGCGAAAGCCTTTTGTCTGAATGTCGGTGACAGTGAAGCTGTGAATCAGTTTTTCAAAGATGAAATTAAAGATAAAGTTCGTTTGGATGTTTTGGTCAATAATGCAGGAATTACGAAAGACGGTTTAATTCTCCGCATGAAGGATGAAGATTTCAATGCAGTTATTGATGTCAATCTGAAAGGAGCTTTTACTTGTCTTAGGGAAGCGACAAAAATTATGGCTAAACAGCGTTTCGGGCGTGTTGTGAACATTGTTTCCGTTGTCGGACTTATGGGAAATGCAGGACAAGCCAATTATGTGGCTGCAAAAGCGGGGCTTATCGGCATTACGAAATCAGCCGCAAAAGAGTTCGGTTCCCGCTGTATTACTGTTAACGCTGTTGCCCCCGGTTTTATTGAAACGGATATGACAGCTAAATTGCCTGACGATGTGAAAGCGAAATATGCTGAAGCAATTCCTTTGGGGCTTTTTGGTTCTGTTCAAAATGTCGCAGATGCTGTTTCCTTTTTAGCATCTGATAAGGCAGCATATATTACAGGTCAGGTACTATCGGTTAACGGTGGTCTTTATTGTTAA
- a CDS encoding beta-ketoacyl-ACP synthase III → MSMFCQITGLGVSVPENTVSNFDLEKIMDTSDEWISTRTGIKNRRILRDDENISEYACVAARKAIEEAQIPLSKITHLLVATCSPETLSPSVSCIIAQKLGLSEYSGLQLISNSNSSLVCFDFNAACSGFVYGLELARAFLALDDNAVVLLVTAESLSRRMNFQDRTTSVLFGDGAGAVVIQKNGEALFDIIDVSLGADGDYKDLIRIGGGTDKKVRVGDRISEDFFLTMQGKEVFKCAVRGMVQESLKLLEKNNLSVQDVDLFLAHQANLRIIEAVGERLAIPKEKVFTNLEKYGNTSASSIVLAMAEAREQGLLKKGQKTLLTAFGAGLTWGSALIS, encoded by the coding sequence ATGAGTATGTTTTGTCAAATCACAGGTCTTGGTGTCAGTGTTCCGGAAAATACCGTATCGAATTTTGATTTGGAAAAAATCATGGATACGAGTGACGAGTGGATAAGCACCCGTACCGGTATCAAAAACCGCCGTATTTTGCGTGATGATGAAAATATTTCTGAATATGCTTGTGTTGCGGCTCGAAAAGCAATCGAAGAAGCGCAAATTCCCCTTTCTAAAATAACCCACCTGCTTGTTGCCACATGTTCGCCTGAAACATTGTCGCCAAGCGTTTCTTGTATCATAGCGCAAAAACTGGGGCTTTCAGAGTATTCCGGTTTGCAGCTCATCTCAAATTCCAATTCCAGCCTTGTTTGTTTTGATTTCAATGCGGCTTGTTCCGGTTTTGTCTACGGGCTTGAACTTGCCCGCGCTTTTCTCGCTCTTGATGATAATGCCGTTGTTTTGCTTGTCACGGCTGAAAGTTTATCCCGGAGAATGAATTTTCAGGACAGGACCACAAGTGTTTTGTTCGGTGACGGGGCGGGGGCTGTCGTTATTCAAAAAAATGGCGAAGCGCTTTTTGATATTATTGATGTATCGCTCGGTGCGGATGGCGATTATAAGGATTTGATTCGTATCGGCGGCGGAACGGATAAAAAGGTCCGGGTCGGAGACAGAATTTCTGAAGATTTTTTTTTGACCATGCAAGGCAAGGAAGTTTTTAAATGCGCAGTACGGGGAATGGTTCAGGAAAGCTTGAAATTATTGGAAAAAAATAATTTGTCCGTGCAAGATGTCGATTTGTTCCTCGCCCACCAGGCAAATTTGCGGATCATTGAGGCTGTCGGCGAGCGTTTGGCTATTCCCAAAGAGAAAGTTTTTACAAACTTGGAGAAGTATGGAAATACTTCCGCAAGTTCCATTGTGTTGGCTATGGCGGAAGCGCGGGAACAAGGCCTTTTGAAAAAGGGGCAAAAAACTTTGCTGACTGCTTTCGGAGCTGGTTTGACTTGGGGGTCGGCTTTAATTTCATGA
- the plsX gene encoding phosphate acyltransferase PlsX, whose translation MKNSNILAVDAMGGDFGPSVVVPGALKAGQKCGAKILLVGIESAIQEVLDTLPDDLKTVDFSIVHASQVVDMHEKPSDILRQKKDSSIQVACRLVKDGKAHSVISAGHSGACVACGMFIIGRISGVERPCLATIMPTKTTPRLVLDVGANVECKPHHLFQFALMGSAFAKDILGYEEPSVGILSIGEEEGKGTCTVKEAYDLLKVAHNINFVGNVEGRDIFIGNVDVIVCDGFVGNIALKLSEGLALSLFDILKKELLGNGLLPKIGAFLAKKAFKNLAKKIDYAEYGAAPLLGLQGSSFVCHGASNSRAIENAVLMANTYLEKGTHNRLLANLKENEELTSYARSSV comes from the coding sequence ATGAAGAATAGCAATATCTTGGCAGTGGATGCAATGGGAGGGGATTTCGGACCTTCCGTTGTTGTCCCCGGAGCTTTGAAAGCCGGTCAAAAATGCGGAGCCAAAATTCTTCTTGTTGGCATTGAAAGCGCCATTCAGGAAGTTTTGGATACGCTTCCCGATGATTTGAAAACAGTGGATTTTTCCATTGTCCATGCTTCGCAGGTTGTGGATATGCATGAAAAACCATCGGATATTTTACGTCAGAAGAAAGATTCTTCCATTCAAGTCGCTTGCAGGCTTGTTAAGGACGGAAAAGCCCATTCTGTCATCAGTGCCGGTCATTCCGGGGCCTGCGTTGCCTGCGGGATGTTTATCATTGGCAGGATTTCCGGGGTTGAACGTCCTTGTCTGGCAACAATCATGCCTACGAAAACAACTCCCCGGCTGGTGCTTGATGTCGGGGCCAATGTTGAATGCAAACCGCATCATTTGTTTCAATTTGCTTTAATGGGTTCCGCCTTTGCCAAAGATATTTTGGGATATGAAGAACCCAGCGTTGGCATTTTAAGTATCGGTGAAGAAGAAGGCAAAGGCACATGCACCGTTAAGGAAGCCTATGATTTATTGAAAGTCGCCCATAATATCAATTTTGTCGGAAACGTTGAAGGACGTGATATTTTTATCGGCAATGTCGATGTTATCGTTTGCGACGGATTTGTCGGCAATATAGCTTTGAAATTGAGTGAGGGCTTGGCTCTTTCCCTTTTCGATATTTTAAAAAAGGAATTGCTCGGAAACGGTCTTTTGCCGAAAATCGGCGCTTTTTTAGCGAAAAAAGCTTTTAAGAATTTAGCGAAAAAAATCGATTATGCCGAATACGGCGCGGCGCCGCTTTTGGGGTTGCAAGGCAGCAGTTTTGTTTGCCATGGCGCCAGCAATTCCCGTGCTATTGAAAATGCCGTCCTTATGGCGAATACATATCTTGAAAAAGGCACCCATAACCGTTTATTGGCAAATCTTAAAGAAAATGAAGAACTTACAAGTTATGCCCGTTCTTCCGTATAA
- the rpmF gene encoding 50S ribosomal protein L32 has translation MAVQQNKKSHSKKGMRRSHDRIAKPSVIYCSCGAPTLPHAVCPACGKYKGRQVEAVSGNEE, from the coding sequence ATGGCTGTTCAACAAAATAAAAAATCTCATTCCAAAAAAGGTATGCGCCGATCACATGACCGCATTGCAAAACCTTCTGTAATTTATTGCTCCTGTGGTGCTCCGACTCTTCCCCATGCGGTATGTCCTGCTTGTGGAAAGTATAAAGGCCGCCAAGTAGAAGCAGTAAGCGGAAATGAAGAATAG
- a CDS encoding DUF177 domain-containing protein produces MKEFQMLLRDVEQNGQTFHYNNQKIWLEPMKEFHISCKIIDDIQAEVFVLPEEDGCLFRGKLRGKVSVPCDRCAEETEIKIDYVFDEFEGYPPADQEEILDDTLDDNRVIFKDKNALVLDMGALLWEEFVLTLPTKPLCKNNCKGVCPKCGKNLNEGICACEDEGSDPRFAVLRNLKIQ; encoded by the coding sequence ATGAAAGAATTTCAGATGTTATTGCGGGATGTTGAACAAAACGGTCAGACATTTCACTATAATAATCAGAAAATTTGGCTTGAGCCCATGAAAGAATTTCATATTTCCTGCAAGATTATCGACGATATCCAAGCTGAAGTCTTTGTTCTTCCCGAAGAGGACGGTTGTCTTTTCAGAGGAAAGCTTCGCGGAAAGGTTTCTGTTCCATGCGATAGGTGTGCGGAAGAAACGGAAATCAAGATTGATTATGTGTTTGATGAATTTGAAGGGTATCCCCCTGCGGACCAAGAAGAAATTCTTGATGATACCCTTGACGACAACAGAGTGATTTTCAAAGATAAGAATGCTCTTGTTCTTGATATGGGAGCGTTGCTTTGGGAAGAATTTGTTTTGACGCTGCCTACGAAGCCTTTATGCAAAAACAATTGCAAAGGGGTTTGTCCGAAGTGCGGCAAGAATTTGAATGAAGGAATTTGTGCTTGCGAAGATGAGGGAAGCGACCCTCGTTTTGCAGTTCTTAGAAACTTGAAAATACAATAA
- a CDS encoding pyridoxal phosphate-dependent aminotransferase — protein sequence MAVVSEMMKESIEQGSLIRQMFDLGIKLKQQYGEENVLDFSLGNPDLPPPPVVQEAMADLAKNLNRPASLGYMQNAGFAWALEALAEELSKEQGVGLSRFDVMLSCGAAGAMNAFFHSVLERDDEVLAFTPYFGEYKFYVRNHGGILKTVPTREDFMPDFDALEKSITPKTRALIINSPNNPTGVIYSEGVLKKLVAILESASKKNGRPVYLVSDEPYRYLAYDNCQVPSVLPLYTYAVVISSFSKKYGIAGERIGYLAVSPEIEDKELLMGACIMSNRILGFVNPPVVGQYLMKAALGSSTENALSVYAKRREIFCDILDNAGIEYQKPMGAFYIFPKAPDGDDELFIKCLQEEKILGVSGKGFGLAGYIRLCYAVEERVIEKSREGFKRAADKARSVKQDRKNV from the coding sequence ATGGCTGTTGTTTCTGAAATGATGAAAGAAAGTATTGAACAAGGTTCGCTTATCCGGCAAATGTTTGATTTGGGAATAAAACTGAAACAGCAGTACGGAGAAGAGAATGTATTGGATTTCAGTCTTGGAAATCCCGATTTGCCTCCTCCTCCCGTTGTTCAGGAAGCAATGGCGGATTTGGCAAAAAACCTTAATCGTCCCGCAAGCTTAGGATATATGCAGAATGCAGGCTTTGCATGGGCACTTGAGGCTTTGGCGGAAGAATTGTCCAAAGAACAGGGAGTCGGATTAAGCCGTTTTGATGTGATGCTGAGCTGCGGCGCGGCAGGCGCCATGAACGCTTTTTTTCATTCCGTGCTTGAACGTGATGATGAAGTTTTGGCTTTTACGCCGTATTTCGGAGAATATAAATTTTATGTGAGAAACCATGGCGGTATTTTAAAAACCGTTCCGACCCGTGAAGATTTCATGCCTGATTTTGATGCATTGGAAAAAAGCATCACACCTAAAACAAGGGCTCTTATCATCAATTCTCCCAATAATCCCACGGGGGTGATATATTCAGAGGGTGTGCTGAAAAAATTGGTTGCAATTCTTGAAAGCGCAAGCAAAAAGAACGGTCGTCCCGTTTATTTGGTTTCCGATGAGCCTTACCGTTATTTGGCTTATGACAATTGCCAAGTTCCTTCTGTTCTTCCTTTATATACATATGCTGTCGTTATCAGTTCGTTTTCCAAAAAATACGGCATTGCAGGGGAAAGAATAGGCTATTTGGCTGTATCTCCCGAAATTGAAGACAAAGAATTGCTTATGGGGGCTTGTATCATGTCCAACAGGATTTTGGGATTTGTTAATCCTCCTGTGGTCGGGCAGTATTTAATGAAAGCGGCTCTCGGTTCTTCCACGGAAAATGCTTTGTCTGTCTATGCGAAACGCCGTGAAATTTTTTGCGATATTTTGGATAACGCAGGCATTGAATACCAAAAACCAATGGGAGCGTTTTATATTTTTCCGAAAGCGCCCGACGGGGATGACGAACTCTTTATTAAATGTCTGCAGGAAGAAAAAATATTGGGTGTTTCCGGAAAAGGTTTCGGGCTTGCAGGCTATATAAGGCTTTGTTATGCTGTTGAAGAGCGCGTTATCGAAAAATCACGCGAAGGTTTTAAACGGGCTGCGGATAAAGCAAGGAGCGTGAAGCAAGATCGGAAGAACGTTTAA
- a CDS encoding sirohydrochlorin cobaltochelatase yields MNDTYDWSEKLEKFSLEVSKPKAGILIAAYGSSNMQSGQAIRNFQAKLERYFNIPVRIAFTSETLRKRLAHARTKSDSVLKALKKMEFERFTHIVVQSLHLIAGMEYCDVLEDTNIARNSSRLKISFGLPLLNAEEDILPVVKALHKILPEKFQENDIAVFMGHGTNHEAEQLYLALSSKLTETYPSLYAACMEGSYTLTHVLDELEKKARINKVWLLPLLTVIGKHALCDMAGDDEFSWKSRVLRQGYSCEPYLKGLAESNEIQNIWIRRIEQAIAML; encoded by the coding sequence ATGAATGATACGTACGACTGGTCCGAAAAATTGGAAAAATTTTCTTTGGAAGTTTCAAAGCCGAAAGCAGGTATTTTGATTGCCGCTTACGGTTCTTCAAATATGCAAAGCGGTCAGGCGATACGAAACTTTCAAGCAAAGCTTGAAAGATATTTCAATATTCCCGTACGTATAGCATTTACCTCGGAAACGCTCCGCAAACGTTTAGCCCATGCGCGCACAAAATCGGATTCTGTTTTAAAAGCATTAAAAAAAATGGAATTTGAGCGTTTTACGCATATTGTAGTGCAAAGTTTGCATTTAATCGCAGGCATGGAATACTGCGATGTTTTGGAAGATACGAATATTGCAAGAAATTCAAGCAGGTTGAAAATCAGTTTCGGGTTACCTCTTTTGAATGCTGAAGAAGACATTTTGCCTGTTGTAAAAGCGCTGCATAAAATTCTTCCTGAAAAATTTCAGGAAAACGATATCGCTGTTTTTATGGGGCACGGCACAAACCATGAAGCGGAACAGCTTTACCTCGCCCTTTCTTCCAAATTAACGGAAACGTATCCGTCTCTTTATGCTGCATGCATGGAAGGTTCATATACGTTGACGCACGTATTGGACGAACTGGAAAAAAAAGCCCGTATTAACAAGGTATGGCTCTTGCCTTTGCTTACGGTTATTGGTAAACACGCTCTATGCGATATGGCGGGCGATGACGAGTTTTCATGGAAAAGCAGGGTCCTTCGCCAAGGCTATTCATGTGAGCCGTATTTGAAAGGCTTGGCGGAATCAAATGAAATTCAAAACATTTGGATACGAAGAATTGAACAAGCTATTGCAATGTTATAG
- the purM gene encoding phosphoribosylformylglycinamidine cyclo-ligase — protein sequence MSSSRSQVYTNAGVNIEAGNDLVSKIKSIVATTHTRGVLSDIGSFGGLFRPNIAGMKDPILVASTDGVGTKLKLAFEFNKHDTVGIDLVAMSVNDILVQGAEPLFFLDYYACSKLDVAKAQQVIAGIAEGCRQSACTLLGGETAEMPGMYADEDYDLAGFCVGLVDNESLVDGSEIKSGDVIIGIQSSGVHSNGYSLVRKIFAQSGAKKDDIFPGTDKTFAEVLLEPTIIYVECLKSVMREVEIKGMVHVTGGGFYDNIPRVLPQSVKAVIDFGSWDIPPVFNWLKEQGGLSWAEMLQIFNSGIGYILILDKEYAQKTLDMLAGVNMKAWQIGSIAIKTDSDAEAVQINF from the coding sequence ATGAGTTCTTCCCGTTCACAGGTGTATACCAATGCAGGGGTAAATATTGAAGCCGGCAATGATTTGGTTTCCAAAATCAAATCTATTGTGGCGACAACCCACACGAGAGGCGTGCTTTCCGATATAGGCAGTTTCGGAGGTTTGTTCAGACCGAATATCGCAGGCATGAAAGATCCTATTTTGGTTGCTTCGACTGACGGCGTGGGCACGAAACTGAAACTTGCTTTTGAATTTAATAAGCATGACACGGTTGGTATCGATCTTGTCGCCATGAGTGTGAACGATATTCTTGTGCAAGGCGCGGAACCTTTGTTTTTTTTGGATTACTACGCATGCAGCAAGCTTGATGTGGCAAAAGCCCAGCAAGTGATTGCGGGAATTGCAGAAGGGTGCCGGCAGTCCGCTTGTACGTTGCTTGGCGGCGAAACTGCCGAAATGCCCGGAATGTATGCAGATGAAGATTACGATTTGGCAGGTTTTTGTGTCGGGCTCGTTGATAATGAATCGCTGGTCGATGGTTCCGAAATTAAAAGCGGTGATGTGATTATCGGTATTCAGTCTTCCGGTGTCCATTCCAACGGTTATAGTTTGGTAAGAAAGATTTTTGCTCAAAGCGGAGCGAAAAAGGATGATATTTTCCCCGGAACAGACAAGACGTTTGCCGAAGTTTTGCTTGAACCCACGATTATTTATGTGGAATGTCTGAAATCCGTCATGCGTGAAGTTGAAATCAAAGGTATGGTGCACGTTACCGGGGGCGGATTTTATGACAATATCCCCCGTGTATTGCCTCAGTCGGTAAAAGCTGTCATTGATTTCGGCTCTTGGGATATTCCTCCGGTTTTCAATTGGCTGAAAGAGCAAGGCGGTTTGTCTTGGGCTGAAATGCTGCAAATTTTCAACAGCGGAATAGGCTACATTCTTATTCTTGATAAGGAATATGCTCAAAAGACCTTGGATATGCTCGCCGGGGTGAATATGAAAGCATGGCAAATCGGTTCCATCGCAATAAAAACAGACAGCGATGCCGAAGCCGTGCAAATCAATTTTTAA